The following proteins come from a genomic window of Trypanosoma brucei gambiense DAL972 chromosome 1, complete sequence:
- a CDS encoding WD40 repeat-containing protein, whose product MLFVASSSKSHLINIDTKTVERSYVTTPVERRGLVYWPTARVVMSNQSRGCASLFSPAMQQPVLRCLTPQAVTASASTSDGAFLLVGTAEGNLYVWSTLSGELLHLVRSHTRRITEIATSSDQSLIATASEDSVCKTWLLAALVARGVSAPAPRIVFNGHSLSVNACSFLDSSQSVVTASSDRSCRIFDGSTGQQQFVVTLGDVLTSVRPSPGDEMLLIGGETGSLFFVRLYSFSERQCLPTAGLIRCVNDVVTCTPFTDGHKGAIVFIHFDYTRPDYVLVGSTNGVILWWNIRTATTVEKAVDDIAGGLLSVCYVPSDATQPSSAAVPPVVLQKHPLDPLGVDFIVVSAGKKESAPISYQKEGGSRASRRKRKHQQTMEDTCVSMKRTENVVATELEEGARESTGKPTSAERFSRLREKNDELEFLKNKLKEKLRKLRAAS is encoded by the coding sequence ATGTTGTTCGTCGCTTCCAGCAGCAAATCCCACCTCATCAACATTGATACAAAAACCGTGGAGCGATCATATGTAACGACACCGGTGGAGCGCCGGGGCCTCGTGTATTGGCCCACCGCTCGGGTCGTTATGTCGAATCAATCACGTGGGTGCGCgtctctcttttccccagCGATGCAACAGCCGGTATTGCGTTGCCTAACACCTCAAGCGGTGACAGCTTCTGCATCCACGAGCGATGGCGCATTTCTGCTGGTCGGCACTGCAGAAGGCAATTTGTATGTATGGAGTACACTATCCGGGGAGCTGTTGCATCTTGTTCGGTCTCATACGCGTCGGATAACCGAAATCGCGACATCATCAGACCAGTCACTCATAGCCACGGCATCCGAAGATTCTGTCTGTAAAACTTGGTTACTGGCGGCACTGGTGGCTCGTGGTGTCTCAGCACCGGCACCACGAATTGTTTTCAACGGACATTCGCTCTCTGTTAATGCGTGTTCATTCCTGGACAGTAGCCAATCCGTGGTGACGGCGTCTTCGGATCGCAGCTGCCGTATCTTTGATGGGAGCACCGGCCAACAGCAGTTTGTGGTAACTCTCGGTGATGTTTTAACATCTGTGCGACCGTCTCCAGGTGACGAAATGCTTCTTATCGGCGGGGAAACGggctcccttttttttgttcgactTTATTCCTTCAGTGAACGGCAGTGCTTACCGACTGCTGGGCTTATTAGGTGCGTTAATGATGTTGTGACATGTACACCTTTCACCGATGGTCACAAGGGTGCTATTGTGTTTATACACTTTGATTACACTCGACCCGATTATGTCCTCGTGGGAAGTACAAATGGCGTTATTTTGTGGTGGAATATACGCACGGCAACGACTGTAGAAAAGGCAGTGGATGACATTGCCGGCGGGTTGTTAAGTGTTTGTTATGTACCAAGTGATGCAACGCAACCTTCGAGTGCTGCCGTGCCGCCCGTTGTGCTACAGAAGCATCCTTTGGACCCTTTGGGTGTGGATTTTATTGTGGTATCGgcggggaaaaaagagtcaGCACCGATCTCGTATCAAAAGGAAGGTGGGAGCCGGGCATCACGtcgcaaaagaaaacatcaacaaacgATGGAAGACACGTGCGTTTCCATGAAACGCACGGAAAATGTTGTGGCAACAGAACTGGAGGAAGGCGCTAGAGAGTCCACTGGAAAACCAACATCTGCGGAGAGGTTCAGTCGCTTGCGGGAGAAGAATGATGAATTGGAGTTCCTCAAGAATAAACTGAAGGAGAAATTACGGAAATTGAGGGCTGCAAGTTGA